The following are encoded together in the Candidatus Margulisiibacteriota bacterium genome:
- a CDS encoding type I restriction endonuclease subunit R: protein MSPFTEANLVEKTVINLVKEVWSDPACHIDAYSEEADLSLGRENQGEVVLEKYLRPAIEKLNPGISEDALSLAIDALTRDRSHQSLVNANQDVYRLLRDGVSVIVTNAKGEPKPERIRFIDYDTPANNHFLAVSQLWVVGAMYTRRPDVILFVNGIPLILMELKASHKSLVDAYRDNIRDYKDTIPKLFWYNLGIIISNGIENKFGSLTSPYEFFNEWKKADGEEDKPKTDLATIIRGVCDKGRMLDILENFVLFDESLGSVKKILPRYFQYYGVNRAFDSVIHRQEKEGKLGVFWHTQGSGKSYSMVWLSQKVLRKLTGNFTFVIVTDRAQLDGQAYKNFANVGAVYEKEVHAESIAHLHELLAQDHRQIFTTIQKFQNISGSISTRDDIIVMTDEAHRTQYDSFALNMRKALPKASFIGFTGTPLMATDEPETVKTFGNYVSVYNFGQSVADGSTVPLFYENRVPRLKNVNENLEEQLGQLMDRYDLDEDEEEKLEREYSTFYEIVTREDRLNIIARDIVEHFVGRGYGGKAMVVSIDKKTAFRMYDKVKKEWDRYLAKLRMDLSRATDEREQEKILARLEQHEKVDMAVMVSLGDNQNEIADMEQYEIDVRPIRERIIKGNLEEEYKKADSNLRIIFVCAMWMTGFDVPNLSTLYLDKPLKNHTLMQTIARANRVADEGKKNGLIVDYIGVFKNIERALALYAANGADEDDIIRNKDELLADLKKTLRDVKEFMRGEQIELEPLLAAPSEQKLRLLERYSNKIIGNQGKKKKFLNLASGLQSAYRSVLPDPNAEDYYKEVTAIRVLASRLRDVGAKSVDVSQVKKDLEDLLDKSIQAGEYVLPQHKKIKDLSLLDADALRDFFAGLENKEMQVAALSAELEEQITEMIRKNKKRARFMERLLSLLREYNSGAHDIDQLFDELVVLAKDLSIEERRAAKENMSEEELAIFDLLLKENINPEEVAIIKGAAHELLLSLKPLLVPHWRDFETNRAGVKTTISDLLYAKLPEPTYTEQDCKVKGIEVYNFVYEHYRDEKSFAFV from the coding sequence ATGAGCCCATTTACAGAAGCTAATTTAGTGGAAAAGACTGTTATCAATCTCGTCAAAGAGGTGTGGTCCGATCCGGCGTGCCATATTGATGCCTATAGCGAAGAAGCCGATCTGTCGCTTGGCCGGGAAAATCAAGGCGAAGTGGTGCTTGAGAAGTATCTGAGGCCGGCGATTGAGAAACTTAACCCAGGGATATCGGAAGACGCGCTTTCTCTTGCTATAGATGCGCTTACGCGCGATCGCTCTCATCAGAGCCTGGTTAACGCTAACCAGGATGTCTATCGGCTTTTGCGCGATGGCGTGAGTGTGATTGTTACTAACGCAAAAGGTGAGCCAAAGCCCGAGCGGATACGATTTATAGATTATGATACCCCTGCTAATAATCACTTTCTGGCCGTTTCCCAGCTTTGGGTAGTGGGCGCAATGTATACCAGGCGGCCTGACGTTATCCTTTTTGTTAATGGTATTCCGCTGATCCTGATGGAGCTTAAAGCATCGCATAAGAGCCTGGTTGACGCGTACCGTGATAATATCCGCGATTACAAGGATACCATCCCAAAACTCTTCTGGTATAACCTTGGTATCATTATTTCCAACGGCATAGAAAACAAGTTTGGCTCTCTTACCTCGCCCTATGAATTTTTTAACGAATGGAAAAAGGCGGATGGAGAAGAAGATAAGCCGAAAACGGACCTGGCAACCATTATCCGCGGTGTGTGCGACAAAGGGCGAATGCTGGATATATTAGAGAACTTTGTACTGTTCGATGAGTCCCTGGGTTCAGTCAAAAAGATCCTGCCGCGCTATTTTCAATATTACGGGGTCAATCGCGCGTTCGATAGTGTTATCCATCGTCAGGAAAAAGAGGGGAAACTTGGTGTTTTCTGGCACACGCAGGGGTCGGGGAAATCATATTCAATGGTCTGGCTATCACAAAAGGTCCTGCGCAAACTAACCGGCAACTTTACCTTTGTGATCGTGACCGATAGGGCGCAATTGGACGGGCAGGCGTACAAAAACTTCGCCAATGTCGGTGCGGTTTATGAAAAAGAAGTTCATGCTGAAAGCATCGCTCATCTGCACGAGCTGCTGGCGCAGGATCATCGCCAAATCTTTACCACCATCCAGAAATTTCAGAACATTTCCGGCTCTATATCCACCCGCGATGACATTATTGTCATGACTGACGAGGCTCATCGCACCCAATACGACAGTTTCGCGCTGAATATGCGTAAGGCGCTCCCCAAAGCCTCGTTTATCGGCTTTACCGGGACTCCATTAATGGCTACTGACGAGCCGGAAACCGTCAAAACCTTCGGCAATTATGTTTCCGTTTATAACTTTGGCCAGTCGGTGGCCGATGGCTCGACGGTCCCTCTGTTTTATGAAAATCGTGTTCCCCGGCTCAAAAACGTGAACGAGAACCTAGAAGAGCAATTAGGGCAGTTGATGGATAGATACGACCTTGATGAGGATGAAGAAGAAAAGCTGGAAAGGGAATACTCAACCTTTTATGAAATTGTCACCCGAGAAGATCGGCTTAATATCATTGCCAGGGATATTGTGGAGCACTTTGTAGGCCGGGGGTATGGCGGCAAGGCGATGGTTGTTTCCATTGATAAAAAGACCGCTTTCAGGATGTATGACAAAGTAAAGAAGGAATGGGACCGTTATCTGGCCAAATTAAGGATGGACCTTTCCCGCGCAACGGATGAGCGCGAGCAGGAAAAGATCCTCGCCAGACTAGAACAGCATGAAAAAGTTGATATGGCGGTTATGGTAAGCCTAGGGGATAATCAAAACGAAATTGCTGATATGGAACAGTATGAGATTGACGTCCGGCCTATTCGAGAACGGATAATCAAGGGCAATTTAGAAGAGGAGTATAAAAAAGCTGACAGCAACCTACGCATTATCTTTGTCTGTGCCATGTGGATGACCGGCTTTGACGTGCCGAACCTTTCCACGCTCTACTTGGATAAACCGCTTAAAAATCATACTTTGATGCAGACCATCGCCCGCGCTAACCGCGTTGCGGATGAAGGCAAAAAGAATGGACTGATCGTAGATTATATTGGGGTATTTAAAAATATTGAACGCGCTCTGGCCTTATATGCGGCTAATGGGGCGGACGAAGACGATATTATCCGGAACAAAGACGAGCTACTGGCCGATTTGAAGAAGACCTTGCGTGACGTAAAGGAATTTATGCGCGGAGAGCAAATTGAACTTGAGCCTTTATTGGCCGCACCAAGCGAACAGAAATTACGGCTTCTGGAAAGATATTCGAATAAGATTATTGGGAATCAGGGAAAGAAGAAGAAATTTCTCAACCTTGCCAGTGGCCTACAAAGCGCTTATCGTTCGGTTTTGCCCGATCCCAACGCGGAAGATTATTACAAAGAAGTGACGGCTATTCGTGTCTTGGCTTCTCGTCTCCGTGATGTTGGGGCGAAAAGCGTGGATGTCTCCCAGGTAAAGAAAGACTTGGAAGATTTGCTGGATAAATCTATTCAGGCCGGCGAATATGTCCTTCCACAGCATAAGAAGATCAAGGATTTAAGCCTGCTTGATGCTGATGCCCTGCGCGATTTCTTTGCCGGATTAGAAAATAAGGAGATGCAGGTGGCCGCTTTGTCTGCTGAACTTGAGGAGCAGATAACGGAAATGATCCGGAAGAATAAAAAACGCGCTAGATTTATGGAGCGTCTCCTTTCCCTTTTGCGGGAATATAACAGCGGCGCGCATGATATTGATCAGCTCTTTGACGAGCTAGTGGTGCTGGCTAAGGATTTAAGCATTGAGGAACGACGCGCGGCGAAAGAAAATATGAGCGAAGAGGAATTAGCTATATTTGACCTGCTTTTAAAAGAAAACATAAATCCGGAAGAGGTTGCTATCATAAAAGGGGCCGCGCACGAACTACTTTTAAGCCTTAAACCGCTTTTGGTCCCGCATTGGCGGGATTTTGAAACCAATCGCGCAGGAGTCAAAACGACTATTTCAGACCTGTTGTATGCGAAATTGCCGGAGCCGACTTACACGGAACAGGATTGCAAAGTAAAAGGGATCGAGGTTTATAATTTTGTGTATGAGCATTATCGGGACGAGAAAAGTTTTGCCTTTGTTTAG
- a CDS encoding V-type ATP synthase subunit K yields MDIGIGLAVGGAALAALLAGCGSAWGIAIAAEAAGGVLTEDPDKFGRLLVMIALPGTQGFYGFLGAFYIMMKIGLLAGGLPVSLNAGLQLFFAGLPVGVAGLISGYYQGRASAAGIFLIAKRPDETGKAIILPAMVETYAVLGLLATILLVSGIKL; encoded by the coding sequence ATGGACATTGGCATTGGTTTAGCGGTCGGTGGCGCGGCTTTGGCCGCCTTACTCGCGGGGTGCGGTTCAGCCTGGGGAATAGCGATAGCGGCCGAAGCGGCCGGCGGGGTCCTGACGGAAGACCCGGATAAATTTGGCCGGCTGCTGGTCATGATCGCCCTTCCCGGCACGCAGGGTTTCTACGGTTTCCTGGGCGCTTTCTATATAATGATGAAGATCGGTCTTCTCGCCGGCGGACTACCAGTCTCGCTCAACGCCGGTTTGCAACTTTTCTTCGCCGGTTTACCGGTCGGTGTGGCTGGCTTGATCTCCGGATATTACCAGGGACGCGCCTCGGCGGCCGGGATTTTCCTGATCGCTAAACGGCCGGATGAGACCGGTAAAGCGATCATCCTCCCGGCCATGGTCGAGACCTACGCCGTGCTTGGTTTGCTCGCCACCATCCTGCTCGTCTCCGGCATCAAGCTCTGA
- a CDS encoding class I SAM-dependent DNA methyltransferase, with amino-acid sequence MQNRKQLHERLWSAAVQLRANGGLKLNEISEPILGLIFLKFADVRFKRAKEELENERKKSKSSHRQAPLTPDHFKSKGVLYLPEIATYTYLMSLAESKNIGKAVNEAMKAIEAENTDLAGVLPQDYTSLSKKTDENNRILITLLKNFNQIPDNIEGDAFGEIYEYFLGEFARAEGAKGGEFFTAQPIVKLLVEIIEPYHGKIFDPACGSGGMFVQSAHFVEAHDKKKTQVMNEVALYGQEKGETNVRIAKMNLAIHGLSGKIAEVNSYYDDPFQSVGKFDYVLANPPFNVKGKDKNKQIVIDPARIQGDPRYYLGLPLTGKKEISNANYLWMQIFASALGPRGRAGFVMANSATDAGHAEKEIRKKMIDAGMVDVILSVGTNMFLNATLSCTLWFFDKRKTGTKRQKKILFINAQDIFTEIDRAHSTWTDKQIQEIAGIVRRYREEKGEGQYADIKGRCKVAILDEVRANDYSLNPGRYVEIVEKEISNVDFNKRMKELMAEFTSLTEESHKLEKKIIKDWQEVL; translated from the coding sequence ATTCAAAACCGAAAACAATTACATGAAAGGCTCTGGTCGGCGGCGGTTCAACTGCGGGCTAACGGCGGACTAAAACTTAATGAAATATCTGAACCGATTCTTGGCCTGATCTTCCTTAAATTTGCCGATGTGCGATTCAAGCGAGCCAAGGAGGAGCTGGAGAATGAGCGAAAAAAATCTAAGAGCTCGCATCGCCAGGCTCCGCTGACGCCTGATCACTTTAAATCAAAAGGAGTTCTTTATCTCCCGGAGATAGCTACCTATACCTACCTAATGAGCCTTGCCGAGAGCAAAAATATCGGTAAGGCGGTTAATGAGGCGATGAAGGCGATCGAGGCGGAAAACACTGATCTGGCCGGGGTTTTGCCGCAAGATTACACCTCTCTCTCGAAAAAAACTGATGAAAACAATCGGATCCTAATTACTCTTCTTAAGAACTTTAATCAAATACCCGATAATATTGAGGGCGATGCTTTCGGTGAAATATACGAATACTTTCTTGGCGAATTTGCACGGGCCGAAGGAGCCAAAGGGGGAGAGTTTTTTACCGCACAGCCGATTGTTAAGCTCCTGGTGGAGATTATTGAGCCTTATCATGGGAAGATATTTGATCCGGCCTGCGGTAGCGGCGGCATGTTTGTGCAATCGGCACATTTTGTTGAGGCGCACGATAAAAAGAAGACGCAGGTAATGAACGAAGTCGCGCTCTATGGCCAGGAAAAAGGCGAAACCAATGTTCGCATTGCGAAAATGAATCTGGCTATTCACGGACTGTCCGGGAAAATTGCCGAAGTTAATTCATATTATGATGACCCTTTTCAAAGTGTTGGAAAATTTGATTATGTGCTTGCTAACCCTCCTTTCAACGTGAAGGGGAAAGACAAAAACAAACAGATCGTGATCGATCCGGCCCGCATTCAGGGCGACCCCCGTTACTATCTAGGTCTACCCTTGACCGGCAAAAAGGAGATAAGTAATGCTAATTATCTCTGGATGCAGATCTTTGCCAGCGCGCTGGGTCCGCGGGGGCGGGCGGGTTTTGTTATGGCCAATTCCGCAACTGATGCCGGCCATGCCGAGAAAGAAATCCGCAAGAAAATGATCGATGCCGGGATGGTGGATGTGATCTTATCGGTTGGGACAAATATGTTTTTAAACGCAACTCTCTCCTGTACGTTGTGGTTCTTTGATAAACGAAAAACCGGGACAAAGAGGCAGAAAAAGATACTTTTTATCAACGCGCAGGATATTTTTACCGAGATTGACCGCGCCCATAGTACATGGACAGATAAGCAGATACAGGAGATTGCCGGCATTGTGCGGCGGTATCGCGAGGAAAAAGGTGAGGGGCAATATGCGGATATCAAAGGCCGCTGTAAAGTCGCAATTTTGGATGAAGTGCGCGCAAACGACTATTCTCTTAATCCGGGACGTTATGTAGAGATCGTAGAAAAAGAGATCAGCAATGTTGATTTTAATAAGCGGATGAAAGAATTGATGGCCGAATTTACTTCTTTAACCGAGGAGTCGCACAAATTGGAAAAGAAGATAATTAAAGATTGGCAGGAGGTTTTATAA
- a CDS encoding V-type ATP synthase subunit E family protein, whose translation MGLAEIEQEINRETTASAAKIKANGEAEAVRIIGEAKAAAEKLRHEMLTEALREADETKKAIVVPARLDAKKKMLEEKHRILDEVFAGVPDNIRQAREAEAIKILYG comes from the coding sequence ATGGGTTTAGCCGAGATCGAGCAAGAGATCAACCGCGAGACGACCGCCTCCGCGGCCAAGATCAAAGCTAACGGTGAGGCGGAAGCGGTCAGGATCATCGGTGAAGCTAAGGCGGCGGCCGAGAAACTCCGGCATGAAATGTTAACCGAGGCCCTGCGAGAGGCCGACGAGACAAAAAAAGCGATCGTCGTCCCGGCCCGGTTAGACGCGAAAAAGAAAATGCTGGAAGAAAAACATCGTATACTGGACGAGGTCTTTGCCGGCGTGCCGGATAACATCCGCCAGGCCAGGGAAGCAGAGGCGATCAAAATACTTTATGGATAA
- a CDS encoding PDDEXK nuclease domain-containing protein codes for MAKSSYQALLGSIGMLLHQARMKVWQQVNNILVRTYWEIGRHIVIYEQEKQETAAYGSRLLDKLASDLKDKYGKGFSRRNVLNMRTFYLSYKNWQTVSAVLSWSHLIELLSLDDQPVRSFYEKECIANKWSVRELRRQMDSMLYERLVIGRTKREVLKLASRGQVIVSAHDIIKDPYVLEFLGLPEHGSHSEKELEQKIVDNMQSFLLELGRGFAFVARQFRISLNNKHFSVDLVFYHRILKCFVLFDLKLGKVTHQDIGQMNLYLNYFKKEEMVTGDNEPVGIVLGAEKDQVLVEYALGGISNKLFASRYRLELPDKKLLQAAVGRIVGG; via the coding sequence ATGGCAAAAAGTAGTTATCAAGCTTTACTCGGTTCGATCGGAATGCTGCTGCACCAGGCCAGAATGAAAGTCTGGCAACAGGTAAACAATATTCTGGTCAGAACCTACTGGGAGATCGGGCGACATATAGTTATTTATGAACAAGAAAAGCAGGAAACAGCGGCCTACGGCTCAAGGCTCTTAGACAAGCTGGCCAGCGATCTGAAGGATAAATACGGCAAAGGATTTTCCCGCAGGAACGTCCTGAATATGAGGACTTTCTACTTGTCTTATAAGAATTGGCAGACAGTGTCTGCCGTTTTGTCTTGGTCGCATCTTATTGAGCTGCTTTCGCTCGATGATCAACCGGTTAGGTCATTTTATGAAAAAGAGTGTATAGCCAATAAGTGGAGTGTTAGAGAGCTGAGGCGCCAGATGGATTCAATGCTATATGAAAGATTGGTGATCGGTCGAACTAAGCGAGAGGTGCTTAAGCTCGCGTCCAGAGGCCAGGTCATCGTCTCAGCACATGATATTATCAAAGACCCATATGTTCTGGAGTTTCTCGGTTTGCCCGAGCATGGTTCGCATTCCGAAAAAGAGCTGGAGCAGAAGATCGTCGATAATATGCAATCCTTTCTCCTGGAGCTCGGCCGGGGCTTCGCTTTCGTGGCCCGACAATTCCGGATCAGCCTGAACAACAAGCACTTTTCTGTCGACCTGGTCTTTTACCACCGGATCCTAAAATGTTTTGTCCTGTTCGACCTTAAGCTGGGCAAGGTCACGCACCAGGATATTGGTCAAATGAACTTGTATCTGAATTACTTTAAGAAAGAAGAAATGGTCACCGGTGATAACGAGCCTGTTGGCATCGTCCTGGGAGCGGAAAAAGATCAGGTGTTGGTTGAATACGCCCTCGGGGGGATATCTAACAAGCTCTTCGCTTCCAGATATCGGTTGGAATTGCCGGATAAGAAGTTACTACAGGCAGCGGTGGGGAGGATCGTTGGGGGATAG
- a CDS encoding virulence RhuM family protein — translation MKKTPDNQIAFYQSSDGSVNIEVLFAEENIWLTQKKMAELFGCSADNISLHLKNIYRENEVDRKSTTEEFSAVQKEGGREVSRKAAFYSLEAILAVGYRVSSERGAQFRQWATGILKNYIHKGYALDVNRMKYGSRFSTRYFDELYEEIKDIRTSERRLYQKITDIYATAIDYSPKAYESKQFFATVQNKLHFAITGKTAAEIITDRASSKKDKMGLTSWRRSPQGKIMPSDAVIAKNYLDKKELEHLNRIGNLYLDYAEMQAARGKAMTMRAWVEKLNAFLKFSEYEILTNAGKISHEVAEALVLKEYEKFKKIQDKNYVSDFDREVKKLLDIKKKDHDK, via the coding sequence ATGAAAAAAACACCGGACAATCAAATCGCTTTCTACCAGTCGTCAGATGGTTCAGTGAATATTGAAGTGTTATTCGCCGAAGAGAATATTTGGTTGACTCAAAAGAAAATGGCCGAGCTCTTTGGTTGCTCGGCGGATAATATTTCGCTTCACTTAAAGAATATTTATCGGGAGAACGAAGTTGATCGGAAATCAACTACCGAGGAATTCTCGGCAGTTCAAAAAGAGGGCGGAAGAGAAGTCTCCCGCAAGGCCGCCTTTTATAGTCTTGAGGCTATTCTTGCTGTGGGTTATCGGGTAAGCTCCGAGCGAGGCGCGCAGTTTCGCCAGTGGGCGACGGGAATTCTAAAAAACTACATTCACAAGGGCTATGCCCTAGATGTCAATCGGATGAAATATGGCTCTCGTTTTAGCACTCGATATTTTGATGAGCTTTATGAAGAGATCAAAGATATCCGCACTAGTGAGCGCAGGCTTTATCAAAAAATTACCGATATTTACGCGACCGCGATTGATTATTCGCCAAAAGCGTATGAGAGTAAACAATTCTTTGCTACCGTGCAAAACAAGCTTCATTTTGCTATAACCGGTAAAACCGCGGCAGAAATTATAACGGATCGCGCCAGCAGTAAAAAAGACAAAATGGGGCTAACTTCCTGGAGACGCTCTCCGCAAGGGAAAATCATGCCAAGCGATGCGGTAATTGCCAAAAATTACCTGGACAAAAAAGAGTTGGAACATTTGAATCGCATTGGTAACCTGTATCTTGATTATGCGGAGATGCAGGCGGCGCGTGGCAAGGCAATGACCATGAGGGCTTGGGTGGAAAAACTTAACGCCTTTCTTAAATTTAGCGAATACGAAATATTGACGAATGCCGGGAAGATCAGCCATGAAGTGGCGGAAGCACTGGTGCTGAAGGAGTATGAGAAATTCAAAAAAATACAGGATAAGAACTATGTTTCCGATTTTGACCGCGAGGTGAAAAAGCTTTTGGATATAAAGAAAAAGGATCATGACAAATAA
- a CDS encoding V-type ATPase 116kDa subunit family protein, producing MPVVPMLKVAVGGHRRAETEIITYLQKQGTIELTAWPEQSTPASQANPHELDMVEVTHAINLLAPLSGEKKGFIESFAPYKETVTDELLQQTAREFDWRAIVAKLKALEAELANLRNLERTLLAESAQLQPWKPLPAKLDQLICRGKVCLLTGAIKTKSLTSFQVGLAKEFPATAVQVVNSVRDTTYLLLCHLANESDRVNAYINKAALTRISLPLSPRTPAAELVELSRLLAENRNDQQGIWDQVKAQLRHRTSLTYIYDHLYQLSLRQAAKGKMALTSSSFFLTGWLPREKLAAVQQGLKKITPLAEITVSTPTAGEVPPTLIKNQSIFYPFELITRIFGLPGQHEIDPTGPLAFFYLSFFAICLSDVGYGIILALVSYYYYRKLTLSEGGKKLLLLLFWGGLATIVAGVITGSYFAIDSSLLPPALKQLQLIDPIKNPLNVLILSLLIGIGQNITGLSLGFYWKMKNKEYEVAIFDYGFWIYFLLALVAYVTSAGTGSPLTGIFAQLSLIGAGLLVITQGRNESSLLKKGLFGLLSLYRTTGFLGDTLSYSRLLALMMTTSIIGMVINIIAGMTSGIPVVGYIIMAAILVIGHLFNLVVSTLGAFIHSTRLQLVEFFGKFYQGGGREFRPFRHETKYVIIK from the coding sequence ATGCCGGTAGTCCCGATGCTGAAAGTGGCCGTCGGCGGCCACCGCCGGGCCGAGACGGAGATCATCACCTACTTGCAAAAACAAGGAACGATTGAATTGACCGCTTGGCCGGAACAGTCCACCCCAGCCAGTCAAGCCAACCCCCACGAACTGGACATGGTCGAGGTAACTCACGCCATCAACCTGTTAGCCCCCTTGAGCGGAGAGAAAAAAGGTTTTATCGAGAGTTTTGCCCCCTACAAGGAAACGGTTACGGATGAACTCCTCCAGCAAACCGCCCGGGAGTTCGATTGGCGGGCGATCGTCGCTAAGCTCAAAGCGCTGGAAGCCGAACTGGCCAACCTGCGTAATCTCGAACGCACTTTGCTGGCGGAAAGCGCGCAGCTTCAACCGTGGAAACCCCTGCCGGCCAAGCTCGATCAGCTGATCTGCCGGGGAAAAGTTTGCCTCCTGACCGGCGCGATCAAAACGAAAAGCCTGACCAGTTTCCAGGTCGGGTTGGCCAAAGAATTTCCGGCGACCGCTGTTCAGGTCGTCAATTCGGTCCGGGATACGACCTACTTGCTCCTCTGCCATCTAGCGAACGAAAGTGACCGGGTCAACGCATACATTAATAAGGCCGCCTTGACGCGGATCTCGCTCCCTCTTTCCCCCCGCACGCCAGCCGCTGAACTGGTCGAACTATCCCGTCTCCTGGCTGAAAACAGGAACGATCAGCAAGGTATCTGGGACCAGGTCAAAGCCCAGCTTCGTCACCGGACCTCGCTAACTTATATTTATGACCATCTCTACCAGCTAAGCCTGCGGCAGGCGGCCAAGGGAAAAATGGCCCTGACCAGTTCCAGCTTTTTTCTGACCGGTTGGCTCCCGCGGGAAAAGCTGGCGGCTGTCCAGCAAGGCCTGAAGAAAATAACTCCCCTGGCCGAAATAACGGTCAGCACTCCGACCGCCGGCGAAGTCCCCCCCACCCTGATCAAGAACCAGTCGATCTTTTATCCCTTTGAACTCATTACTAGAATTTTCGGCCTCCCCGGCCAGCACGAGATCGACCCGACCGGCCCGCTCGCCTTCTTTTATCTTAGTTTCTTTGCGATCTGCCTCTCGGACGTCGGCTACGGCATTATCTTGGCGCTCGTCTCCTACTATTATTATCGTAAACTGACCCTGTCCGAAGGGGGAAAGAAGCTCCTCCTCCTTCTCTTCTGGGGAGGTTTGGCCACCATAGTCGCCGGAGTGATCACCGGCAGTTATTTTGCCATCGACTCCAGTTTGTTACCACCAGCCTTAAAGCAACTTCAATTGATTGACCCGATCAAGAACCCGCTCAATGTCCTGATCCTCTCGCTCCTGATCGGCATTGGCCAGAACATCACCGGCCTCTCGCTCGGCTTTTACTGGAAGATGAAGAATAAAGAGTATGAGGTCGCGATCTTCGACTACGGTTTCTGGATCTATTTTCTCCTCGCCCTCGTCGCCTACGTGACCTCCGCCGGGACCGGCTCACCATTAACGGGAATCTTCGCCCAGCTCTCCCTCATCGGAGCCGGGCTACTGGTCATCACCCAGGGAAGGAACGAATCGAGTCTGTTGAAAAAGGGTCTTTTCGGCCTCCTTAGCCTTTACAGGACCACCGGCTTCCTCGGCGACACCCTCTCTTATTCCCGTCTCCTGGCGCTGATGATGACGACCTCGATCATCGGTATGGTGATAAATATAATCGCCGGCATGACCAGCGGGATCCCGGTCGTCGGCTACATTATAATGGCCGCTATCTTGGTCATCGGACATCTCTTCAACCTGGTCGTTTCAACCCTTGGCGCCTTTATCCACTCCACCCGCCTCCAGCTGGTTGAGTTCTTCGGCAAGTTCTACCAGGGTGGCGGTCGCGAGTTCCGCCCTTTCCGGCATGAAACCAAGTATGTTATCATTAAGTAA
- a CDS encoding restriction endonuclease subunit S, with the protein MRRNRANWNNEKLKDITTKIGSGATPRGGQGAYHQEGMPLIRSKNIYDLNFSYDDLAFINDSQAEQLDNVSVEKDDVLLNITGASVCRCTSVPDCLVPARVNQHVAIIRADRKNLDGKYLKYTLVSPLYKRALMGLATTGATREALTKNDIENFELKLPGIKAQTRIASVLSAYDDLIENNEKRIKILEEMAQLLYSEWFVRFNFPGHEKVKMVDGGTQYGMIPEGWNIRKLWDVVGFLEGPGLRNWQYRDSGIPFLNIRTIGDGDIDIDECNYLDIEEVERKYSHFLLKENDIVISSSGTLGRLATIRKKHLPLCLNTSVIRFREIKDGLPIWFVRQYLLSPLFQNKIRSLASGSAQLNYGSSHLSTISIVMPKANILDEYNRKASCVEEYINNIRGHIAVLRKIRDMLIPQLVTGKRELKY; encoded by the coding sequence TTGCGAAGAAATAGGGCAAATTGGAATAATGAAAAATTAAAAGATATAACTACGAAAATTGGTAGTGGGGCTACTCCGCGTGGTGGGCAAGGAGCTTATCATCAAGAGGGCATGCCTTTGATCAGAAGTAAAAATATATATGATTTGAATTTTAGCTATGATGATCTTGCTTTTATCAACGATTCTCAAGCTGAACAATTAGATAATGTTTCGGTTGAAAAAGACGATGTTTTGCTAAATATAACTGGCGCGTCCGTTTGCCGATGTACTTCCGTTCCTGATTGCCTTGTTCCGGCGCGAGTTAATCAGCATGTTGCCATTATTAGGGCTGATAGAAAAAATCTTGATGGCAAATATCTTAAATATACCCTGGTAAGTCCCCTATATAAACGTGCCCTGATGGGTTTGGCAACTACGGGTGCTACTCGAGAAGCGCTTACAAAAAATGATATAGAAAACTTCGAATTAAAACTGCCGGGAATTAAGGCCCAAACTCGTATCGCCTCCGTTCTCTCTGCCTACGACGATCTGATCGAAAACAACGAAAAGCGGATCAAGATACTGGAAGAAATGGCCCAGCTGCTTTATTCCGAGTGGTTTGTGAGGTTTAATTTCCCTGGTCATGAAAAAGTCAAAATGGTAGATGGCGGCACTCAATACGGCATGATTCCGGAGGGGTGGAATATACGGAAGCTTTGGGATGTTGTTGGTTTCCTGGAGGGGCCAGGGCTAAGAAACTGGCAATATCGTGACTCTGGTATCCCATTTTTAAATATTCGTACAATTGGCGATGGTGATATCGATATTGATGAATGTAATTATTTGGATATTGAGGAAGTGGAACGTAAATATTCTCATTTTCTATTAAAAGAAAATGATATCGTTATATCAAGTAGCGGAACGCTAGGCAGACTTGCAACCATTAGGAAAAAACACTTGCCCCTTTGCCTAAATACAAGTGTAATTAGATTTAGGGAGATAAAAGATGGATTGCCTATCTGGTTTGTTAGGCAATATTTGCTTTCCCCTTTATTTCAAAACAAAATAAGATCGCTTGCGAGTGGTTCAGCTCAATTAAATTATGGCTCAAGTCATTTAAGCACAATCAGTATTGTTATGCCAAAGGCAAATATACTGGATGAATACAATCGCAAGGCAAGTTGTGTTGAGGAATATATCAATAATATTAGGGGCCATATTGCTGTCTTGCGAAAAATACGTGATATGCTTATCCCCCAGCTGGTTACGGGGAAGAGGGAATTAAAATATTGA